The Paramormyrops kingsleyae isolate MSU_618 chromosome 23, PKINGS_0.4, whole genome shotgun sequence sequence ttggtcgttAGTTAAAATCGGGCActattaaagactttgaatataattccttccccttttagaagtaacgcgagagctgtgGTCCCGATGTTGCACAGACTCCCAAAATTCACAGCAaaaagcgacccattcagttaggattcatgggggtTTGGTGGAGGgcttaagtcaagggaggtgatgctacgattatacaattccttggtaagaccccacctagaatattgtgtgcaggtttggtcaccataccttaagaaggacattggtgcgttggaaagggtgcaaggtagggctacaagaatgattcctggtcttagaggaatgtcttatgaggagaggttagcggaactgaatctgtttagccttgagcaaaggagactaaggggggacatgatccaggtctataagattctaacaggtctggatgctgttcagccaaatggctactttaatattactttaaatagtagaactcgtggccataagtggaaattagtgggagaacattttaaggAGGTTTTGCCAAATGCTTTAAGATGATGGACATTTTCAGTGGAGAGATATTTGCGGTGAAGGTAATTCCCATAAAGGActctgctggaataaaagaggtaTGTGGTCTGAATCCTGCTTGAAGTCAGCCCCCTCCACAGTTAAACTGCATTTCCCTTATGCTCATTGTGGTAACACGTCTGACATTTCAGAGTCTCCAAGAAGTGGAGATTCTGAAGACACTGCAACACCAGCAAGTCGTGAACTTCTCCCATCATATCGAAGATGAAAAATTCATGTACATCTTCATGGAGCTGTGCAGTAGGGGGGTGAGCCTAGTTGTTTCTGGCCTTTGCAGACagtttgttaaggttaagactCTATGTCGACTCACGCCATCCTTTCTTTTCCCATTCCGGTCGATGCTAGACATCCTTCAAGAACGAGAGACACTGAGCAACCCTGAAGTGCGGTTTTACATGAGGCAGCTCATTGgggcattacaacacatgcatggcaaaggcattgtccacagggacctcaaattaggtatgtgtgcatgtacaCGTGATTTGATTTATTCTTCATGTTAGTGTTGGTATTTTACATGGCATTTCCTGTGTGGTTTATATGATTGCTGCCTGCTGTTGTATTCTGCAATTGTTTAATGCCTGGTGTTATTAGGTGAAGTATTTGAGTCATTGGTCTTTCAGAGAACCTATTATTAACGGAGAACCTTCAACTGAAACTGGCCGACTTTGGACTGGCAACGAAGCTGGAGCCACTGAAAATGAGGCAGAAGTGGGTTGTTTTTCTTAGATTCTCTAgcaaatctttcaaattgctcATGCAGCAGGCTAAAGGACGTGTATactgttttcattttgtgtgtgttgtagaTGCTTTTGTGGCACTAGAGAGTATGCGGCTCCTGAGgtgtggaagatggagggacaCGGGCCAGAGGCAGATGTTTGGGCGCTGGGgtgtatcatgtatgtataccttctcAATCGTCCTCACAGTCAGAATGCAGAGTCAAGAATGCATGGTATCTGAAATGCACCTATGCGGAATGTTGTTATATGCAATTGAAACTCAAATGCCTTTGCTCATTTTCTCAATACAGGTATGCAATGCTAGTTGGTGCATACCCCTTTGATGGCACAGCTAAGGAAATCAAGCAGCGTGTCACAGACGGAGAGTACATTCTGCCCAAGACCCTCTCCTCATCAGCCCGGAAACTGATTTCTTGGATCTTTCAAAGGAATCCACAGGATCGGCCCACTTTGGACCAAATCCTAAGCCATAAGTTCTTCACTAAGGTTAGTGCACATGCAAACTACTGGGCTGCTGAGTTCAACAATATTCATGCATCCTGAGGAATTGGTTTGCTCAACTGAAACATCTTAAACTACAACCCTAGGGCTTCACTCCTGAGGAACTGCCATCAAATAGCTACTACAAGATGCCAAGATTTAGATCAGCTAAACGTGTGAAGAACTTCTTCGTCAGGCTGTTCCAGCGcatattggaaaaaaaagaccCAAAGGTAAGCTCGTTCCtcgttccaccacaaatgattcagctcaagaggtgtgtggtaattagcacaagaagttgaatcaggtatgttaaatgaggggaaatcCAAAAATGTGTAGGGCTCCAGCCGTCCAGGACTGGAGCTTGAGATCCCTGGTGTAGAAGCTGTCTTGttaaaaacagcaccatctagtgtaAAAACTTAGAAGTACAACAGTCAATTTTCACGTGTGGGCCATTTTCCATTATGTTTTTGGAATTTGAAGTGGGCCAATTAGAAATGAACAGTGGGCCGCAGTTGGCCCGCAGGTCGTAGtttggacacccctggtctatggTGAAGCTCAGCTTGTGGAACCAAATGCCAGCTCACATGTGGTTGCCCAGGTTGAAAACAGGCAGCTGAGCTTCCGGTgtacctggatgatccataTGGCATTAGCGCGGGAATCGTGAGGGACTGTCTCTGTCAAtgtgtatgaaatggagcaatggcatataatatgcatacaatgtattaattgataacagtgagagagaaagttattctgaaaacccaaggagTTAAGTTGCAGTTTATTACTCTTGCTGTAGAGTAAATTCCGGAAAATGGACAATCAGCCAATCAATTAGATATGGCAGAAATTCTCAAATTCTTAATACACTTGTGTTTTTAAGGAGGTTTTGTCAAATGCTTTAAGATGATGGACATTTTCAGTGGAGAGATATTTGCGGTTAAGGTAAATCCCATAAAGGActctgctggaataaaagaggtaTGTGGTAGGGATGTGCGGATCGATCCTAAAGTATCGATATTTTCGATACTGGCATTGTATCAAACAGATCGATTCTCAAATAGAAATATCGATTCTATCTGTTTTTTTAACGAGtgattttaagacattttaataaTGGTAGTACGCCGtatattgtttaaatatttatttaaataggaACGCAATGAGAACTACATTTTCCGCTGTGTCTCCGCTTGTCAATGCAGCGCTCGCTCACTCTGTCAAAGGCGAACACGCGCAGCGCGGGCTTAAAAAGGGAGGCGAGTGCGCGGTCATgactgaaagaaaaagaagcATGATCTGGAGTTATTTTACTCCAGTTAACAATGATGAAGCTTCGTGTGACGTTTGTCAAAAAACAGTACGCCACTGTGGCAATACCACAAATATGATAAAGCATCTAAAAGTAAAACACCCTAAAGAGCACGACGAAGTACACCTGAGGCGAGCAGAGGAGGTAACAGAGACACGACCCCCATCTTCTTCTGGTTTGAGGCAGAGTTCTTTAGCA is a genomic window containing:
- the LOC140581995 gene encoding serine/threonine-protein kinase PLK3-like, translated to MTDLRKSTKRQTEHDRLGLLQEFVYWRSQPEVEEDPVALELANRARTSLATLAEAATPVLPAALPEAASLPIQPSSSVQPVQPGSPVLAEAPAAPPAATPPSLPEPPPTSVPMTPPPLPRQGQHPQRPCLSVSPSVLMNGGPGPDVEFPPGSVSPSKQSRRIATGGFAKCFKMMDIFSGEIFAVKVIPIKDSAGIKEVCEVEILKTLQHQQVVNFSHHIEDEKFMYIFMELCSRRSMLDILQERETLSNPEVRFYMRQLIGALQHMHGKGIVHRDLKLENLLLTENLQLKLADFGLATKLEPLKMRQKCFCGTREYAAPEVWKMEGHGPEADVWALGCIMYAMLVGAYPFDGTAKEIKQRVTDGEYILPKTLSSSARKLISWIFQRNPQDRPTLDQILSHKFFTKGFTPEELPSNSYYKMPRFRSAKRVKNFFVRLFQRILEKKDPKRSLTLSKANTRSAGLKREASARS